Genomic DNA from Melospiza georgiana isolate bMelGeo1 chromosome 3, bMelGeo1.pri, whole genome shotgun sequence:
TGTATGTACCCCAAGGAGCCTGCTACACCATGTAAGAACAAGAATTAGCTGTGGCCATGGATAGGCTAAAAAAGAGTAGTAGGGTAAATATTCTGACTTTGAAGATTGAGCAACTACATGTGTTTTGAAATATGGCACAATAACAAAAACTCTGTTTTGTGTTTGAGGCTCTGTCTCATAGAATAGCCACTTCTACTTTCGAACAAGCTTGTCCTGTTAAGTAGAATACATGCCCAGTGTGCATGTATTTACTTGCTTGTAAGCAATTCTaaaatcaaaaatataaaagcaatgGCAATGTAAGATTTGGCTCTCTTGCTCagattttgtgtttgctttgctAAATGAATGACAAGCAATGAAGTTGAAAATATGTGGATGCATGCCCTGAAGGAAGGCTTAGTTTTGTGTCTTAAGGAGACTATCCATAAGGGATTTGTTGGAGCTCTGTTACTTTCAGTAGCTCTGAGGTGTTATTAATGACTTGTAACTCCAGTGCACTGTGAGCTTTGTTGGATAGAAGGCAGGTGAGTAGAAAAGTGAGGCAGGTACATACTAAGCAGGTTTGCCATATGTTTAATTGCTGTCAAGCTTTTTTGAGCCCTTTCAGCAGGCCTTATTtagctttaaaaagaaaataatccagACTTTAACTACTACATGAATTATACTGTATTTACAGGAGACCTGTAAACAGGCAGATTTCAAGCAGTGAGGGTTGTATTACCAAGCAAGGTCAGTTCATAAAGCAGGCTGGCACTAGAGGGAAGTCAAGCCAGGACTGGTTGCACTCCAAATTTCCTGCAGCCCGGaggatgctcctgcccttggcgCTGTGCAGGCCGTGCCTCCTGCCTGTGGATGCCAGCAtctgcacagccaggcaggaacACGGCTGGGATCATCCGCATGGCAGGCACGGAGCGCTGCTTCACAGCTTACCTTTGCGttgctctgcactgctgccttccagaCACCTCTGGTTTTCACTGGGCGTTGTTGTTGGACCTACAGCTCAATAAAGCGTCAGAAAATGAATCTTTAAAAAAACTCGCTTAATTCTTTTCCATTTGTGTGTATCAGCCCTGAACTGCCAGGGCCACTCACCTCAGTTCGGGTCCCTGTGCAGCAGTACCTGcgagggagcagggaaagcagaaacCCTTCTCCTTCCTGGGCCACAGCCTGGACTTCATCTGCAAACCGTGACACGGCAGCCTCTCACAGAGGCAGCGGCATGCTAGCTTGGCTGGTTCCCGTGAGGGGGCTGCCCCAGGCCAGCTCGGATGGGTCCCGTGaaggagctgccccaggccaGCTCGGATGGGtcccctgagggagctgcccAGGCCAGCTCGGATGGGTTCCATTagggggctgctccaggcccagacACGCTGGGGCCCAGTGGTTCTGCTCCCGGCTGCTGGGATCGCTTCCCTCTGAGCCTGCCCCGAAGCGAGGACCCTTGTACTTTGAGCCGTGCCCTGAAAGCCCGGTGTGTTTCTTGGTAATGGATGGGGCGGAAAGCTATGGGCTCGTCGCTGTGTCATCCGAACGAGCCTCTGCTTGCGGATTTTTTCGTGTTCCAAGACAAGGCAATGACGGGGCACACATTTAAGCAGAGTTGCTCCAGACAAGTGCCACGGTAGGGGCGGCCATTCGCGCCGGCCCCAGCACCGGGCGGAACCTTCCCGGCGCCCGCCCGGCGAGGCAGCCGGCACCGCCGGCCGCGGACCGGGGCGGGGCgagagcggcggcggcggcggtggccATGGCCGTAtggggcggcggggcggcccgAGCGCTCACCCGCGCCCTGCGGCgccggcgggcggcggccgtgctgccgggggctgcgggcggTGAGCGGGCGCTGGGCGGGCGCGGCAGAGcgggagggatggatggagggaggcCCCGGCGCGGCCGGGGGCAGGGGCGGTGAAACGGCGCTTCGCTTCGCCGGCTCCCTCACAGCCGGGCCCCGCAAGCCTCCGGCCGGCTGCGGCCCCGGGCGTGTCTGGCAGCTGCCGGCCGCGTCCCACGGCACTCCCAGCCCGGCGCCGGCCGGCCGGGAAGGTGTTGTTCCCCTGCAGTCCGGTGTTGTTTCCTTTGCAGTCCGGAGGTGTCTAGATCGCTCCATCGCTCACTGCGGTCTAAAACCGTTTTCAGGGGTGGTTTACTCTGGGTACAGCGAGGCATCGCTGTGATTCGGGGCTGTTGGtgaccaggcagcagctgggtgtGAGCGAGTGTTCGCCAAGCCAGtgtgggctgagcaggagcGGACAGCAATTGCAGCGTATTGTTCCTGGCCTGTCTGTGCTCCGTCCGTGGGGGTTTTGTGCATAGGTTTCCTTACCGGTTCGTACAATGCAAAATGACTGTGCAGCTGTGTACGTCTCTTTCCAACACATAataaacccagcactgctgagtgtgtgtgtgtgcacagctcaCGGTCAGGGTAAACATTTTGAGGAAATTTACGCTAACTGAAACATTTCAGTTGCAAAAAAGCTCTTTCCATTCAGTCTCCTAATGTGGAAATTATGTACAAATTATTGTACATTGTTTGAGGACTATGGGGGTGGTGAACTAGCATACATTCTTTTATTTAATCCCCAATTCCCTAAGTACAATAGTGAGCAAATGTGCAAAGATTTGCATGGTTAGTGTTCTGCTAGAGCAGCACTCTTACAGCTAGGTGTTTTGTCTCTGACTTCTTGTAAAACTGATGCTTTCCATTTGGATGTCTTTTATTTATGCAGATGACCATGCTGATCTGTCTTTTCAGACAGGTCTGAGAGATATCCTTCAGGACTCCAACAGGAAAAGACAACTGAAATTTGGTAGTAGCTTGCCTGTCTCTCTGACTGAAATGAAAAGCAACATGTAAGTATTGTAGCTAAAATAACCCTGTGTGATGAGGGCTACTCTTTTCTGTAACAATTTAATTTGACTTCGTGACTTCGTGCCAGTGTCATGTGGAGTCGTTTTTATATCTCACACATTTGAATGTTTGATGTGGCCTCTTCTTGTTTTACTAATTGCCAACTTAAAAATGACAAGCATGCAGCCATCTGTTTGGGAAGATATGTTACCCATACATGTATAATATCTGTATGCTGGTAAACAAGTGGAACTCGAATCTCTAAAGAAACATGAGTTTTAcctttttgcattttctgatGCAGTATTTGTTTTTCCCATATTTCAGCTGACAGGAAATATTAGTATTGGTTTAATGACATTCAGCTTTCATTATTTAGTTTCACTGTGAAGAGACCTTTCAGCACTTCACACTCATCAGTGGAttcaaaggaaatgaaaaaattcCAGCTCCTTGCACATAAGTGGTGGGATGAAGAAGGAGAATATGCAGCCCTTCATTCTATGAATGATATTAGAGTGCCATTTATTAGGTATGGTTTtgaagacagatttttttttatatgtacTATTTCTGTATGACCTcagaaaatactgtaaaaaaGCCAATTACCAGTGCTTAAGATAGCCACAGCATCTATTGAAGCACCTTGTGGGTTCGACCTTAATCACATCCCTTTTCTTTCAGAGATACTCTGTTGAGCATGAGTGGTAATTATCATCTGGGAAGTCCACTTTCAGGAATGAAGATTCTTGACGTGGGCTGTGGAGGAGGACTGCTGAGTGAGGTAAGAAACAGTGAGCTCTgagttttcttctgaaaaggCGTGCAAGGTATTTGAATTGTTGTACTAATTACACTGCTTAATTTCTAGTCCTCCGAGGAGGACTTTTTCTCTTCTATGATGTGTTAGTTACTGTGTAGAGTGCAGTGCACTCATACAAAAAAAAGCCCATAGAGTATTTGGTTAGCATAGTGGTGGTAGTTTACAGAGAATGAGGGAGTTGGTAGTGAGAAATTCGAAAATTCTGAGATTCTAAATCAGGAAAATAAGATTTCAAGCACTGTAAAGTAAAGGAGAGGGGAAGAACGATGAAAAAGTCCttgaatatttcttcttttgtttttcttttttaccttaTAAGTCTAGGCAGGAATACTTGGAATCATGACATCCTCATTACcaaagaaacaatttttatcATAAACTTGTTCTTACACATTCATTTATTTGAACTGCTTATCTTCAGTGTTTTACATGGGGGTGGGGATTCTCACCTTTAATTTGGTCTCATGGGAAATGCATGGAATAACATCAAGCACCCAAATCATACCTCTCCTGTGTCAGTAGAGATTGCTGTGGTAAAGGGGCTGATGTTACAGTGGCTTCCAGAGAAGTCTGCACAGACCTGGGACTGAGAAGTTGCTGTTTGTGGTGGAACACTGTCCCCACAGGCTCTGAACAGTGCTGTGCCCCATCAATGAACTAGGGATGATTTGTGAATTTAGGGTTACACATCTGGCTGCCTTACTCTGGGAACTTCATCAGCATCTGAAGTGAGGTGTTACAAAGGGACCTGAATTTCTcccatgttttctttctttgttttttttctcctcttttgaGCAAAATCTTGTAGTCTTGTGAGAGGGGTCCCTCCAGCAATGCTGACAAAACTGGTGTGCTGCATCACCTTCTCAGGCTGAGCAACTGGTGAATTTCAGGTTGGAATATCATACATGTGGTCATGTTCTACAGCCTGTGTCAGTTTCAGAAGAGGTGATGACTGAGGTGCTAACCTTGGAGTAAGAAGACACTGGAGAAACCTGAGTGACAGCCAAGGCTGATGCTATCCTAGTAAACATCAGTGTTTAGTTCTCAGCAGTGAGAAAATCCCAGAGATAATCACATATTAAGTGACCATTAAAAAGATATGAGGATTTACCATTACAGGTGGATGTTGAAGAAAGTAATGACAGTAATTAAATAGGGCATTGTTTTCTCCCCTTTAATTACTGTGTTGATTTTCcctctttgtttttcctgtatCAGAGAGTAGTAGTGGAAGAAATCTTTATTTGCTGTAACAAAATGAATTGAGAACAAATTATTCTAAAAGACAGTTTAGATGTGTGTATAGTCCACTATATAATTTTGTAAGAAAATTAACACTACCTTTCCCAAATCTAAAGGTGTTTTTGCtttaataaacatttaaaataaaactgctgGATCAGAGCTCATAATTTACTGTTGTTTGTCTTGTGTTGATGCATTCTGCATCTTGTATGTACATTGCAAAGTTTCAGAAACCTTTAAGTAAATTGTTTTCATGCAGAGAATAAATTACACTCTTTTTTATTAGCCTTTAGGTAGACTGGGAGCTTCAGTTACTGGAATTGATCCTGTGGAGGACAACATTAGAACAGCAGATCAGCACAAGTCATTTGATCCAGTCCTGGCCGAGAGAATACAGTACAAGTCCAGTTCACTGGAGGAGATTGTGGAAGAGTCTATGGAAACCTTTGA
This window encodes:
- the COQ3 gene encoding ubiquinone biosynthesis O-methyltransferase, mitochondrial isoform X1, translating into MAVWGGGAARALTRALRRRRAAAVLPGAAGDDHADLSFQTGLRDILQDSNRKRQLKFGSSLPVSLTEMKSNIFTVKRPFSTSHSSVDSKEMKKFQLLAHKWWDEEGEYAALHSMNDIRVPFIRDTLLSMSGNYHLGSPLSGMKILDVGCGGGLLSEPLGRLGASVTGIDPVEDNIRTADQHKSFDPVLAERIQYKSSSLEEIVEESMETFDVIVASEVVEHVADLEMFIKCCSQVLKPEGSLFITTINKTQLSYVLGIVVAEKIMGIVPEGTHEWEKFVPPEELERLLESTGFSVRSVQGMLYNPLSGSWSWVQSTSLNYALHAVRAGAAPQPHTTDTLPQTDVQQSSGTAGTAGTVPDSAV